attttcattaatgaatgCCATACTGTGAGATGAGCAAAATCAGTTGGAAGCGGGCACAGTGAAAGCTAAACTACAAATTTGCTGCAATTTTGAAAATACTGAGTGCAAGGACACTCCAAAATCCCTCCATAATAAGGTgttagagcagggtgggcaaacattttggcccaagggccacatcagggaatagaaattgtatagcAGGCCAtggatgctcacaaaattggggttgggatgcaggagggggtgagggctccggttgggggtgcaggctctggggtggggctggggatgaggagtctggggtgtagaagggtgctctgggctgggactggggggtttggagggtgggagcgGGATCAGGGGTGcgggaaggagtgctggttccagctggggatgtgggctgtggggtggggctgggaatgaggagtttggagtgcaggcagggctgcccagaggatttagggggcctggggcaaagcaatttcaggggccccttccataaaaaatacaatactatagaatactatattcttgcgggggtccctgtggggcttggggcaaattgccccacttgccccccatttgggcagccctgggtgcaggagggtgctccaagctgggattgaggggttgggagagcaggaggggaatcagggctggggcaggcggttggggcTTGGGGAGaggttcggggtgcaggctccgagcagcacttacctcagctcccggaagcagcagcatgtccccactccgtCTCCTACACAGAGGCGCAGCCAGGTAGCTATGCACACTGCCTCttccgcaggcaccgcccctgcagctcctgttggagAACTGGAAGGGGCCATTGGAGCGTGTAGGAGACCATGCGGCATCTTCCGGGAGCCACGTGGTGCAGCACTCTGGCcagagcaccagagcagggccaAGCTGCATTGTGCACCCCAGACCCAGCGCTCCAGCTgtagtggggcaagccccaggacctgctccccagcgggagcttgcAGGCCAGTTTAAAATGGcttgcaggccatagtttgcccacccctgtgttagAGGCCCCCCCCATATGCTGTGGGCCCTCCAGCCCCCCCAGAATACTGCTTCCTGCCTGCTCCCACAGCCTCCCAGGATACTGCCCCTTTGCATGCTGTGACTCCCCAACTATCCATCCATGCtgttgtaacactgacagacccccgTCGTCGGCAGGCAGGATGAAACCAGGGACGCCTGGAGCTTAGCGCATGTGCCTCTACagcgtgagctaaaagccagctggccgtagagcagactcattaactctctctaagtggtctcggtgccactagatgggacagaaccccaGTGGGCTACACTGTGACACCCCCCCGGATACTGACCCCTGCATTCTGACACCTCCCTGTATGCTCTGGGTGCAGCTTTTGGGATggggcccagtgctggggcagcagagctgcCTGACGCAGACCCCAGGCagacaggggagaggggagccccTGACCCAGGTCCTGCGTTCAGCCCCTAGCTCTTCGGTCCCTGGGGACTCTCCCTCCACAGAAGGAGGGAAGTGCCTGTGGTACAGAACCACAGAAGAAGCCACTTTCCCGCAGCACTGAACAAGGAGCTTCACCGGAGCCAGGGACTCTTGTTCCCAGAGCTGCTCCCTCTGGGTCTGTCCGTCACTCTACACCACTGCAGAGCTTCTGCCTGGGGAACACAGCAATGGCCAGGCTGTCAGACCCAAGGCGGCCCACCTACTTGCTCTCctggctctgacagtggccagccccagatgctccagaggaaggtgtaagatcccaggggtgctggaacaggggcGCCAAGGTGCCATatcctctgcctctcctctccccacgaGCCGAGCCTGGGCGGCTGTGGGGAgccatggaccctccacctgcctggtgggggggggggcgagagcagcccccagcccatgttcCTGCCCACCAGGCCCCCGCccaaggcaggtggagggtctgcggcTCCCCGCAGCTCTTACCCCGACCCGGCTCTGGCCTGTCCAGGGGGTGGTGCCTTGGGGGCTGAAGAGCCTGCAGGCGACCCAGGCAGCTGTAGAGAGCCATGGACCCTCAGTCTGCCCTGGGGGTACAGGGGCCAGGAGCTGCTCTCGAGCCTGTGGGGCCCCCTGGCTCGGCTCTGGCTTGATCACGGGGCAGGGCCGAGGGgaaagtgggggcagggggaagccacAGAGGGGACAGGGCCTGGTGGCCCTACTCTGTCACCCCTGGCCCCACAATCGGAGATGTGGGATAACTTGCCTCCTATTTCTAACACAAGTTGGAGTAAACCCCAGAGCTCTTGGTCTCCCTTCTCCAGCCCAGTCATCACTTTAGAGTCCCTCTCATTTGTCTCCTTCCTAGGCCAGACAAGCCCAGGCTTCGCATTCCCCTCTCAGGCGGGAGAGCCACAAACtgctgtgcagggggctggaggggctgaCTGGAGGGAAAGACTAGCAATGCTAAATCCATGGGGCTTGACTAACGGACTCCCCAGGAAATGGGAGAAAGCATCTGTCTCCAAGGAGAAGGAGGGTTCTACACAGCGCGGGAGAGAGGAGTTACtgaggctgggacaggaggtgTAAGAAGATGGAATGGGAAGAGCAAATTCATGCAAAGACCTCCCTGGCACTGAGCCGTCCCAGGCTGAGAGTCTCCCAAGGGGAGGCGGAAGGAGTCTCAGCGCAAGGGACACTGCAAAGTAGGGCAGACAAAGCACTAGACAACGCCGCCCTGTAGCAACAACACTCGTGTCCTGCAGCAGGTCAGCAGggccggccctggcagcagcacacGCCCAGCACAGCCGGGCCAgtctcagccctgctccagcctgccCAGAGTGATGATGCCACCACACTCAGTCGAGAGGATCTGGCCTGTACTTTCCTCCAGCACCCAgttgctctctccctctctccagctTGGCTCCTGTACTGTCCCCGCCAGTGTCTGCACCTGCCAGGCCCTCAAAGCGAGCTGCTGCCCagcctccccctgctctgcctgctggaGCAGTAGGGCCTGCTGTAAAGGCtcttccaggggcagctccaggccccagcatgccaagtgcatgcttggggcggcaagccactgggggcgctctgccggtcaccgcgagggtggcaggcatgctgccttcggcagcgtgcctgcagaggatccgccgaagtcgcgggaccagcagaccctccgcaggcaagccgtcaaaggcagcctgcctgccgttcttcgggcggcaaaatgcctagagccgcccctgggttcCTCCAGCTGAGCCTGCAGCTGGGCCAGTCCCAACCCAGCAGCAATAGCCCCTATGTCTCCCTCAGGGTTATCCCACCTCACCCCCCTTCAGCCTTTTGCTCTGATGCAATGGGCCCTATAGAACACCCTGGAGAGAGTTAGTACTCGGCCTGGCCCCAtagcagcttccccctccccagcacaggtCGCAGCCTGTGCCCAGTCTCAGAGCCAGTTTTCACTACGTGTCactcagcccagccccagggctccagcatgaGCCCTGCTGACCTCAGGCCAGGCAGTGAGCTGCACCCTCAGCACCAGCTCCCAGAGTTAAGTGGGGGGGATCCCAGGGCAGCCCCGGGAGGAGGCCCCATTGCCCCTCTCCTGCCAGGGGTGCTAATGCCCCTCCAACTCCCTGCTGTGTGTGAGGTGCCCATGCAGCGGGCTCTTGCCCTGCTGAAATAGCAGGTGCTGGTAGGGGGAACTGACCCCCTTGCTACACATTTCACCATGAGGCTTTGGAAGGAGTCTGGGTCAGTGTCGGTGGCCAGGTCTTGGAGTGCTGGGGGTAGGGACAGACGGACTCCCCAGAAGGGCACAGCCTGCCTCTCCCCCTGGCGGCACCCACAGGCGCCGGGGGCTTGCAGTCTGGCActcagcactgggagggagggggaagggcagggcagagAGCGGAGCAAGGGCAGGTGCCTCCAGCCCTGTatcctgctgcagcctgggaggGGGCGAGTGCCCAGGGTCCCCTCGGCAGCTGCTGAAGAGAGGAGACACGGGTGGGTGTGAGGAGAGGGTTTTATTGATCAGGGCTGTGTCCAGCCTGGGGTCAGTGTGCAGCCATGGTCTCCTTGATCCAGTCCAAGACACTGAGCACCCGCACGTAGACGCCGTACCTAGCAGCCAGGCAGCTGCGGTCAAAGCTGAGGATCCCGGCCGCGTACCAGGTGTCGTCCTCGGGGTCGTGGATGGCAAAGGCGCTGCCGGCGTCCCCGAGGCAGGTGGACTCACGCAGCTCGCTCATGCCAACGCAGAAGGTGTGGTTGTTCTGCAGTGGCTGCAGGGAGTGCGCCTGGTAGTACGCCTGGCAGCTGCCGCTGTCGGCCACGGGCAGCAGGACGTACTTGAGCTGCTTTGGGTGCTCCAGGAGGACggtccagccccagccagagacaAAGCCCACCCGCCCCACCTTTGCATAGTCCTGCTGGGCCAGGCAGATGGGCATCACGGCCTCCCCAACGGGCACCTTGTGCTTGAGCTTGAGCAGGGCCAGGTCCACAGCCCCTGGGAACTCAGGGTGCAGGACAATGCGCTCGACAGCCCCGGCGGGCGTCTCCCGGCCCAGAAAgagccgcagggtgggggcgattTCTTCCAGCGTGCTGTTCTCGCTGTGGCCCAGGTAGAGGTTCCTGCCGGTCGTCAGCAGCCACTGGTCGCTGATAAGCGTGGCCCCCGCGGTGTGGTTGTGGCGGCTCAGCAGCCGGCCCTGCCAGGGGAAGCTGTTCTTGGCTGCCATCATGCCCCCAATGATGCGCTGCACCTGTCTGGCCGGGTTCTTGGGCttcccacacactgcagagggCAGAGACCCAGTGGGAGCCTGCCCCTTGCCCTGCAGAGCACAGTCCCCCGGGGAGAGGGGAGCGCTGCTCCCCTCCATCCACAGCGACAAGCcatctccttcccagcctcacctAGTTCCAttacccaacccagccctgggcaggctggggcctggggccaccATCCAGGGAACAGCACCCAGCGATGGAGCTGCCAGAGGGGCCGTGGCCTCGGCCTCCCTCTGCGGAAGCTCCGCCTCAGGGAACGCTGCCCGCGGGCAGCCCCAGCATCATTGCAAGGGCATGGGGAGCAATGGGAGAGCAGGTGCCCCCTGCCTTGCAGAGAGCACCCcagtgctctgccctgccctgcccccacctcccgctCACCTGGCTCACAGATGGGCAGCACCTCTCCAGCTGCTTCGTTCACCCACACGTGCTGCTGGCTACATCGGTACAGGCCTGGGGGCCGAAAAAGCAGAGTCAGTGCCAGCCGCCCCTGGGCAGGGCACACAGGCCTCTGTGCCCGCGCcagcggggggcagggccccaggcatATCCCCTTGAGGAGGACCATGTGTATCCCCCATGGGAGGGGGGCCGGGCCCCATGCGTATCtcctgggatgggatggggagggccCTGTGTGTATCCCCATAGGGGGGACAGAGTCCCGTGCATATCCCCTTGGGGGGCCATGTGTATTCCCCCATGTGGGCAGGAGGACAGGTCCCAAGGTGTattcctctggggtggggggtaaggcCCTGTGTGTATCCCCTGGGATGGGATGGGCAGGGCCCCATGTGTATCcccttggggatgggggaaggtccCATGTGTATCTCctcgggggcaggggaggagcctGTGCGTATCCCCTGGGAGGGCACTTCTGCCTGTTGTGGGTGTATCTCACCGTCACCGCGGCTGCGCAGTTGGTAGTAGGGGTCGCACCGGTAACGGGCCAGGTGCTCCACCTGCCCGTGCTCGACCCACCTGGGCACCGGGCAGCTCTGgcctggggcacagagagaaTCCTTAGTGAAGCACCTGCTGGCGAGAGGCAGTCCCACCCTTGCTCCCTGCCAGGCACCCCCTCCCAAtggcaccctgcccccagccccctgccgggcacccccttccctgcccccagcccccgccaggcacccccctccctgcccaaggGCACCTtgacccctctcccccatcagGCGCCCCTTCCCTGCCCGAGGGCAACCTGCCTCCTACCACTGCCGAGCTGGACATCGTTGAGGCTGGTGTCGGGGGAGGCGAGGGCCCCCCATAGCAGGCTGGCGACCAGCAGCATGGGCGTCCTGCAGGGAAAGAAGCCGCCATGAGCAGCAAGCCGACCCCTTGCCCCTCTGGTAGGACGCAGGACACTGAAATCTCTGCCTATGGAGCTGGGCCCTCAGCCCCACGCTCACAGCACTGAGGGCTCTGGGCACCACTGGGCCAGCCTGGAGCGGTGGTGAGCTTCCTCCCAGCAGTGTCGTGTGGCAGCAGCCAGCTCCCTGGCATGGCACTGGGGCTGCCGCCATTCCCCTCAGTGCCCACCCtgcaagcagcagcagggcccaggggctgggccccaggCACACACTCACCACATGATCCTTGTGCGCTCTGCTCAGGCTGGGGCTCCTGATCTAGGTGCGAGGCACTGGCTGCAAGGGAGCCCTTCTCCTCACTGCTTTTATCCTGGCCCGCCTGGCCACGGCACCTGCTTTCTGTGCAGCCCGACCTTGCAGAGGTCAGTGACTTTCCCAACAGCTTGTGTCTGGCCTGGGGGGTACAGGGAGCCGGGCACTTCCGAACTGCACAGCAAGGGGGTGCTGGTGCCGGTGGCACAGAGCACATGGCTCGGGGACAGGGGAGCTGGGTGCTGGTACCGGGGGCACGGAGCTGATGGCTCTTGGGGGGGTAGTCAGGTGctggtgcaggtggcacggaccCAAtagcgctgggggtgggggggagcctggTGCTGGCGTGGGTGGCATGGAGCCCATGGTGCTCGGGGGGGCAGTCGGGTGCTGGCGCTGGTGGCACAGAGCACATGGCTCGGGGACGAGGGAGCTGGGTGCTGGTGCCAGTGGCATGGAGCCCATGGGGGTCAGGGGGGAGCCGGGTGCTGGTGCTGAGGGCACAGAGCCGATGGCtcttggggggggcagtcaggtgctgctgctgatggcacaGAACCAATGGCGCTGGGGGGTAGGAGCTGGGTGCTAGTGCCAGTGGCATGGAGCCGatggcgcgggggggggggagtcaggtGCTGGTGTGGGTGGCACGGACCCAATGgcgctgggggtgagggggagcctggtgctggtgcaggtggcacggagcCCATGGTGCTGGGAGGGCAGTCGGGTGCTGGCAGGGGACAGTTGGGTGCTGGTCCAGGTGGCATGGAGCACATGGCGCTGGGGGTACATTACTCCAACAGCTGGTGCCCTGGGCGTGGGGCCTGCCGCTCTGCGGGGTGAGGACAGCCTGGCTTTCTCCTGCTTTTCCTGCGGGAAGTGAAAGACTTTCCTGTTGCCGCCTCGCCGCTTCCCAGGCCTTCTCCCACCCCTACAACCCCCCGCTTCTCCGCCCCCTCTGTCTGTCCCAGGTGTTTGCTCCCGCAGGCAAGGACACCCTGTGCCCAGAGTTACAGGAACTCCAGGGCCTGGCCATGGagcaaccccacccccacacccaccACAAAGCCTGAGCCTGGCCCAAGGTGCTGACCTGCTCCCCTTCTCTGGCCAGCTGGAATGGGCCACTGCTAGCCCCCTTGGGTGGAGAGGGGAAAGcataggggctgggagggggagcagaggatagtgtagggcagggtggggagcagagggcccAGTGGTGCCCTGGGGTTTATAACTTCTGGCACTGGAGGGCTGAACTGGGTTTCCTAGGGGACGAGTTGGGGGCACAGGGTAGTGTAAAGTGGGGAGGTTTGGGGCTGGCAGGTGGAATAGGGCAGTGGGGGGGTAGGGAGGAGCCAGGGTGTGGGTGATGGTCTGGCAGGtggcacagggcagtgggggggggtagggaggagCCGGGGTGCGGGTGACGGGCTGGCAGGtggcacagggcagtgggggcgggtagggaggagccaggggagcaggtgaCGGGCTGGCAGGtggcacagggcagtgggggggggtacGGAGGAGCTGGGGGTGCGGGTGATGGTCTGGCAAGtggcacagggcagtgggggggtgtAGGGAGGAGCTAGGGGTGTGGGTGACAGGCTGGCAGGtggcacagggcagtgggggggtacGGAGGAGCCGGGGGTGCGGGTGATGGTCTGGCAGGtggcacagggcagtggggggggtagGAAGGAGCCGGGGGTGTTGGCAAGGGTCTGGCAGGtggcacagggcagtggggggggtagGGAGGAGCCGGGGTGTTGGCAAGGGTCTGGCAGGtggcacagggcagtggggggggtagggaggagccagggtgcaggtgACGGGCTGGCAGGtggcacagggcagtgggggcgggtagggaggagccagggtgcaggtgACGGGCTGGCAGGtggcacagggcagtgggggcgggtagggaggagccaggggagcaggtgaCGGGCTGGCAGGtggcacagggcagtgggggcgggtagggaggagccaggggagcaggtgaCGGGCTGGCAGGtggcacagggcagtgggggcgggtagggaggagccaggggagcaggtgaCGGGCTGGCAGGtggcacagggcagtgggggcgggtagggaggagccaggggagcaggtgaCGGGCTGGCAGGtggcacagggcagtggggggtgtagggaggagctgggggtgcgGGTGATGGTCTGGCAAGtggcacagggcagtgggggggtgtAGGGAGGAGCTAGGGGTGTGGGTGACAGGCTGGCAGGtggcacagggcagtgggggggggtacGGAGGAGCCGGGGGTGCGGGTGATGGTCTGGCAGGtggcacagggcagtggggggggtagGAAGGAGCCGGGGGTGTTGGCAAGGGTCTGGCAGGtggcacagggcagtggggggggtagggaggagccaggggtgttggcaagggtctggcaggtggcacagggcagtggggggggtagGGAGGAGCCAGGTTGCAGGTGACGGGCTGGCAGGGGGCACAGGGTAGTGCTGGTGGGGGTAGAGAGGAGCCAGGGTGCGGGTGATGGTCTGGCAGGTGGCACAGGGCAGGGGAGGTGTAGgaaggagccaggggagcaggtgaTGGTCTGGCAGGTGGCACAGGGCAATGGGGGGAGTGTAGGGAGGAGCTAAGGGTGTGGGTGACAGGGTGGCAGGtggcacagggcagtggggggggtagggaggagccaggggTGTGGGTGATGGTCTGGCAGGTGGCACAGGGCAGTTGGGGGGTGTAGGAAGGAGCCAGGGGTGTTGGCAACGGGCTGGCAGGTGGCACAGGGCAGTGGGTGCGggtagggaggagccaggggagcaggtgaCGGGATGGCAGgtggcacagggcagtggagggGGTAGgaaggagccaggggagcaggtgaCGGGCTGGCAGGtggcacagggcagtgggggcGGTAGgaaggagccaggggagcaggtgaCGGGCTGGCAGGtggcacagggcagtggggggggtagGGAGCAGTCAGGGTGTGGGTGACAGGATGGCAGGtggcacagggcagtggggggcagggaggggccggGGTGCGGGTGATGGGCTGGCAGTGCCAGCCATGCTGATAGGGTTCTCAGAAGAGAACAGGCCGTGCTGCGGCACCATCACCCTGAGGCTGGCAGGTGGCCAGGCAGCCTGGAGCCCTGAGCCGTGCTTGGCATGATCCTCCAGCCACAGGatcctggctctgggcagggtctGCCCCACGCCGCAGGGACCCAGCAGGAGCCGTccttctccaccccttcccgTCCCCTTTGGGGGAATCAGGGGCCCCTCCTGGCTTGACGTGGGTTCTGTTACAGTTTGGTttgctggctctcagcaccccactgtACACATTGTTCCAGGCCCCCTGGGGGAGCTTGTCCCTCAGACCCACAGATAATCAAAGAGGGACACGCTTCCGAGCCTCTTCCACTTGAGATACCACACCCAGAAATTGTGCACTGCTCAAAACGTGATCACGCACCCAGCTCCCCGCATAGCACCAACACCCCCCCCAGTCCCCTCGTGCCCAGCTCCGCCCTACATGATGGTGCCCACCCCACTGGATCCCTCACGCTCAGCTCCCCCCAATGCCATGCCCCCCACTGGTCCCCTTGAGCATGGACTACCAGGGAAGAGCCCCCTGCACCGCTCCCCCAAACCCCCTCGCACCGCCCAGGGTGAGCAGCTGTGACGGCCAGCGAAAGCCCCCCTTGCTCAAGCCCCTGCGGTAAGTTTTTCatgccagcactgggagccaccgACCCACAGCCCAAGGCCAGGGTGTTGCAGGCTGGCCTGCTCCCAGGGAACAGTGTGTTTCTGCTCCAAGGACTGGGCTGCATCATTAGCATGGGGCTGGCCTCAGCTTGGCCCGGGCCAGAGCGCGagctggctggggcagagccagC
This Gopherus evgoodei ecotype Sinaloan lineage chromosome 12, rGopEvg1_v1.p, whole genome shotgun sequence DNA region includes the following protein-coding sequences:
- the LOC115660596 gene encoding haptoglobin-like isoform X1 — its product is MWTPMLLVASLLWGALASPDTSLNDVQLGSGQSCPVPRWVEHGQVEHLARYRCDPYYQLRSRGDGLYRCSQQHVWVNEAAGEVLPICEPVCGKPKNPARQVQRIIGGMMAAKNSFPWQGRLLSRHNHTAGATLISDQWLLTTGRNLYLGHSENSTLEEIAPTLRLFLGRETPAGAVERIVLHPEFPGAVDLALLKLKHKVPVGEAVMPICLAQQDYAKVGRVGFVSGWGWTVLLEHPKQLKYVLLPVADSGSCQAYYQAHSLQPLQNNHTFCVGMSELRESTCLGDAGSAFAIHDPEDDTWYAAGILSFDRSCLAARYGVYVRVLSVLDWIKETMAAH
- the LOC115660525 gene encoding vegetative cell wall protein gp1-like produces the protein PRLLPTPPTALCHLPDPCQHPRLLPTPPTALCHLPDHHPHPRLLRTPPLPCATCQPVTHTPSSSLHPPTALCHLPDHHPHPQLLRTPPHCPVPPASPSPAPLAPPYPPPLPCATCQPVTRTPAPPYPPPLPCATCQTITHTLAPPYPPTALFHLPAPNLPTLHYPVPPTRPLGNPVQPSSARSYKPQGTTGPSAPHPALHYPLLPLPAPMLSPLHPRGLAVAHSSWPEKGSRSAPWARLRLCGGCGGGVAPWPGPGVPVTLGTGCPCLREQTPGTDRGGGEAGGCRGGRRPGKRRGGNRKVFHFPQEKQEKARLSSPRRAAGPTPRAPAVGVMYPQRHVLHATWTSTQLSPASTRLPSQHHGLRATCTSTRLPLTPSAIGSVPPTPAPDSPPPAPSAPCHWH
- the LOC115660596 gene encoding haptoglobin-like isoform X2 yields the protein MLLVASLLWGALASPDTSLNDVQLGSGQSCPVPRWVEHGQVEHLARYRCDPYYQLRSRGDGLYRCSQQHVWVNEAAGEVLPICEPVCGKPKNPARQVQRIIGGMMAAKNSFPWQGRLLSRHNHTAGATLISDQWLLTTGRNLYLGHSENSTLEEIAPTLRLFLGRETPAGAVERIVLHPEFPGAVDLALLKLKHKVPVGEAVMPICLAQQDYAKVGRVGFVSGWGWTVLLEHPKQLKYVLLPVADSGSCQAYYQAHSLQPLQNNHTFCVGMSELRESTCLGDAGSAFAIHDPEDDTWYAAGILSFDRSCLAARYGVYVRVLSVLDWIKETMAAH